One part of the Sardina pilchardus chromosome 5, fSarPil1.1, whole genome shotgun sequence genome encodes these proteins:
- the LOC134080873 gene encoding CSC1-like protein 2, with amino-acid sequence MEMVKKEWGTDAFYYLRFQRHLIALMLIMSVISVFVVLPVNMSGDLKGNVWGGTSRIDTPVCVCAMATLRTDSSVLFRILKVFNPVGCRSEGPWELDPPNKNLHVRKWNITQAAHPDNVYWENMSVQGFRWWLRYLIHFVIFIMLLLFTTPSIFISAMAKLNVTIPFSYLISPTVKQFFPTLLLWMFSTLLPLIVYYSTIKEAHYTRSDENKSMIYKLYIFLLLMVLILPSLGITSLDVVHLLFDGSFKGRIKLECVFLPDQGAFFVNYVITSALSGAAMELLWLPLMDKPCGCFMNVLMSVCTVHVCFQKYQEYRFPYGAMYAWNLCVFTVIMAYSITCPVIVPVGLVYLILKHLVDKHNLRYARKNPYPDRQVHLEAVNLAMVAPIICLIWLYAFSALLEGFMAMTTLFTLAVLSITITICFTLICFGFFKQLSPQSCWVSMKEQEAVAQEVEKSFSNWKVYIFPGKDSADNQTSGTDGGPWWKCMCDCMQEPKTNDQYDNQQGTPLRIVTD; translated from the exons atgGAAATGGTGAAAAAGGAATGGGGAACAGATGCCTTTTACTACCTACGGTTCCAGCGTCACCTGATCGCGTTGATGCTAATTATGAGTGTGATATCTGTGTTTGTGGTCCTGCCGGTCAACATGTCCGGTGACTTGAAGG GGAATGTGTGGGGGGGAACCAGCAGAATCGATAcccctgtctgtgtttgtgctatgGCAACACTGAG gacTGACAGCTCTGTTCTCTTCAGGATTCTGAAGGTCTTTAACCCTGTGGGCTGCAGATCTGAGGGTCCCTGGGAGCTAGACCCACCCAACAAGAACCTCCATGTGAGAAAATGGAATATCACACAGGCAGCTCACCCCGACAATGTTTactg GGAGAATATGTCGGTTCAGGGTTTCCGTTGGTGGCTGAGATATCTCATCCACTTTGTGATCTTCATcatgctcctcctcttcactaCCCCCTCCATCTTCATCAGCGCCATGGCCAAGCTGAACGTCACCATTCCCTTCTCCTATCTCatt TCTCCAACTGTCAAGCAGTTctttccaactctgctactgtGGATGTTCTCCACTCTACTGCCTCTGATAGTCTACTATTCTACTATAAAAGAGGCCCACTACAccag ATCCGATGAGAATAAGAGTATGATTTACAAACTCTACATCTTCCTGCTTTTGATGGTGTTGATACTGCCCTCTCTTGGCATCACAAG TCTGGATGTAGTCCATTTGCTGTTTGATGGCTCATTTAAAGGCAGGATCAAGCTAGA gtgtgttttcCTGCCGGATCAGGGTGCTTTCTTTGTGAACTACGTCATTACATCAGCTCTAAGTGGTGCAGCAATGGAACTCCTCTGGCTTCCACTGATGGACAAGCCATGTGGATGTTTCA TGAATGTACTAatgtctgtatgtactgtacatgtgtgtttccaGAAATATCAGGAATACAGGTTTCCATACGGCGCCATGTATGCctggaatctgtgtgtgttcactgtgatCATGGCCTACAGTATCACCTGCCCTGTCATTGTACCTGTTG gtcttgtGTATCTTATTCTGAAGCACCTGGTGGACAAACACAACCTGCGCTATGCCCGTAAGAATCCCTACCCAGATAGGCAGGTGCACCTTGAAGCTGTCAATCTCGCCATGGTTGCACCGATCATCTGCCTGATATGGTTGTACGCATTCTCTGCACTTCTTGAAG GATTCATGGCAATGACAACTCTCTTCACCCTGGCGGTACtcagcatcaccatcaccatctgcTTCACCCTCATCTGCTTCGGCTTCTTTAAGCAACTCAGCCCCCAGAGCTGCTGGGTGAGTATGAAGGAACAGGAAGCAGTAgctcaggaggtagagaagTCGttcagtaactggaag GTGTACATTTTCCCTGGGAAAGACTCAGCAGACAATCAGACTTCTGGCACAGACGGAGGCCCCTGGTGGAAGTGCATGTGTGACTGCATGCAAGAACCCAAAACTAACGACCAGTATGACAACCAGCAGGGTACCCCCCTCAGAATTGTAACAGATTAA